In Lysobacter luteus, a single window of DNA contains:
- the pdxH gene encoding pyridoxamine 5'-phosphate oxidase, whose amino-acid sequence METPDLLRDALATFDELFAQARTAGEPDPTAMVVATAGLDARPSARTVLMKAHDARGFVFYTHLDGRKGRELQANPQAALLFHWPRVQEGVQVRIEGPVELVSDDEADAYFASRPRGSQVGAWASKQSETMETRQRFEERIAEVEAEFQGRDIARPPRWSGLRVRPMVIEFWYARGHRLHERTVYESDVAGVWSKRMLYP is encoded by the coding sequence ATGGAAACTCCCGACCTGCTGCGCGACGCGCTCGCGACCTTCGACGAACTGTTCGCCCAGGCACGGACCGCCGGCGAACCCGACCCGACCGCCATGGTGGTCGCCACCGCCGGCCTCGATGCGCGGCCGTCGGCGCGCACGGTGCTGATGAAGGCGCACGACGCACGCGGGTTCGTCTTCTACACCCACCTTGACGGTCGAAAGGGGCGCGAGCTGCAGGCCAATCCCCAGGCGGCGCTGCTGTTCCACTGGCCGCGCGTGCAGGAGGGGGTGCAGGTGCGCATCGAGGGGCCCGTGGAACTGGTGTCCGACGACGAGGCCGACGCCTACTTCGCCAGCCGCCCGCGCGGCAGCCAGGTCGGCGCATGGGCGTCCAAGCAGTCCGAGACGATGGAGACCCGGCAGCGCTTCGAAGAGCGCATCGCCGAGGTAGAGGCCGAGTTCCAGGGACGCGACATCGCGCGTCCGCCGCGGTGGTCGGGTTTGAGGGTGCGGCCGATGGTGATCGAGTTCTGGTACGCCCGCGGCCATCGCCTGCATGAGCGCACGGTTTACGAAAGCGACGTGGCCGGCGTCTGGTCCAAGCGGATGCTGTATCCGTGA
- a CDS encoding PA2778 family cysteine peptidase: MGLALTAALLLPACSINPDWQLARGDAPATAVLLDVPFHPQTEYQCGPAALATVLGASGVATSPEALVPQVYLPGREGSLQMELVAATRRAGRIPYEVERDPEGLLAEVHAGRPVLVLQNLLVRSVPKWHYAVLVGAAPARNEVLLNSGTERGLSMPASKFLRTWDWAGRWGLVALKPGELPAQADPARYLAAVADFEAVAGAGDAAPAYRAALERWPDDPRTHLALGNQAYAAGKLHQAAGHYRTGLHHAADDAVLGNNYASVLGELGCRKEAHAALERALATGGQDSRWRAQLEETRAELASGDVPRSDACRRFADPP; the protein is encoded by the coding sequence GTGGGCCTCGCGCTCACCGCCGCCTTGCTGTTGCCGGCGTGCTCGATCAACCCCGACTGGCAGCTCGCGCGCGGCGATGCGCCCGCAACGGCCGTGCTGCTGGACGTGCCGTTCCATCCGCAGACCGAGTACCAGTGCGGCCCGGCCGCGTTGGCGACGGTGCTGGGCGCGAGCGGCGTGGCGACCAGCCCGGAGGCGCTGGTGCCGCAGGTCTACCTGCCGGGGCGCGAGGGCAGCCTGCAAATGGAGCTGGTGGCCGCGACCCGCCGCGCGGGCCGGATTCCGTATGAGGTCGAGCGCGACCCCGAGGGGTTGCTGGCCGAGGTCCACGCCGGACGCCCGGTGCTCGTGCTACAGAACCTGCTGGTGCGCAGCGTGCCCAAGTGGCATTACGCGGTGCTTGTCGGCGCGGCGCCGGCGCGCAACGAGGTCCTGCTCAACAGCGGTACCGAACGCGGATTGTCGATGCCGGCGTCGAAGTTCCTGCGCACGTGGGACTGGGCCGGCCGATGGGGCCTGGTCGCGCTGAAGCCGGGCGAGCTGCCGGCGCAGGCCGACCCGGCCCGCTACCTGGCCGCCGTCGCCGATTTCGAAGCGGTTGCGGGCGCCGGGGATGCGGCACCGGCATACCGCGCGGCGCTGGAGCGCTGGCCTGATGACCCGCGCACGCACCTCGCGCTGGGCAACCAGGCCTATGCCGCCGGCAAACTGCACCAGGCGGCCGGGCACTACCGCACGGGCCTGCACCACGCGGCGGACGACGCCGTGCTGGGCAACAACTACGCCAGCGTGCTGGGCGAGCTGGGGTGCCGCAAGGAAGCGCATGCGGCACTGGAACGCGCGCTGGCCACGGGCGGGCAAGACAGCCGATGGCGCGCGCAGCTGGAAGAAACCCGTGCCGAGCTGGCGTCCGGCGACGTTCCGCGCAGCGACGCGTGCCGGCGCTTCGCGGATCCGCCGTAG
- a CDS encoding WGR domain-containing protein: MRLLLQQRPDGPEAPRFVQLMLQPDLLGGWTLVRETGQIGGRSQVRREQFLDHDSALQALEQARDQQLKRGFQLMFSQGTDGRR, from the coding sequence ATGCGCCTGCTCCTGCAACAACGCCCCGATGGCCCCGAAGCCCCGCGCTTCGTGCAGCTGATGCTGCAGCCCGACCTGCTTGGCGGCTGGACCCTGGTGCGAGAGACCGGCCAGATCGGCGGCCGCAGCCAGGTGCGTCGTGAGCAGTTCCTCGACCACGACAGCGCGTTGCAGGCGCTGGAGCAGGCGCGCGACCAGCAACTCAAGCGCGGATTCCAGTTGATGTTCAGCCAGGGCACCGACGGTCGCCGCTGA
- a CDS encoding sensor histidine kinase: MRIANRKAALAAGLILGVAAASAAGATPPAASSVQPSVPEMPTLRHVDVADGLPSSNINSLARDPGGYLWLATTDGLARYDGIGMRVWRHVPDDPESLPGNYLTVLHVAPDGRVWVAPEGRGLSVLDPAAGDGFRHYRSANHPAMGSDEVWAIASQGGALWFGTFGGGLHRLDADGGITRHVSREGDPRSLPSDIVLSLNVDAHGDLWIGTTAGLARWTGHGFERVPLPGASPAPTVFSATPVGDSLWVGASTGVFELTGDHRWRQPAWSPMFAYPNAVFGVLAGRRGELWLASHRQLWRAAGGEVPVPVPVGAKGPVLPMYQMLGQPDGAMWFPVPGVGLGYLQPDWRRIAQFRGAGDGLAAGLYPAVAVARDGGVWLGGERGELERLGRDGAATPAGNALLERLGGAQAMSLLEAADGALWLGQRRTLFRLDLHRGRVASWSAGDGPDDALAGPVDLIAQAPDGTVWVSFAGAGLQQRNPATGALLATVVPGPEQGLGMGDTEALVFDPGGRAWIATAQGVRRWDGDSGRFEAPAGIAVDDRVFALGFAPDGSLWLQRLSGLEQYRATGDTWHRVAHAGTAQGIPAAEAAGLQVDRDGRVWLATRRGLFRWDPGSDHARRFGLPDGLSSQEFVDRSLVLSEDGVLTAALADGGVVMVDTRVPDPPPRQSPLHVDRVEVRRQGDWVALDPRASLQVGPSDRELRVQLRLLSFDDPQANRYYTRLDGYDDDWVSHGASGERVLAGLPPGAHVLRARAIDAAGNAADEQVLAFTVQPPWWRTGWAAAGALGLLLLLLWAAADRYRARLRQRHAWQRAEHEHEVARQASLAKTRFLATLGHEVRTPMTGVLGMTELLLDTSLAPVQRNYAQSIRDAGQHLLRLVNDALDLARIESGKLALAEQPFDLRALVDEVVAMIEPLARARGLAFRLEIANDAPRNLLGDPVRVRQILLNLLGNAIKFTGEGWVALEVGSAGDTDVVLCVADSGPGLNTEQQARLFRRFEQADGARTAARYGGSGLGLAICQELAAAMDGAITVDSSPGNGTRFEVRLPLPRVEPPARPVSDGPVPVAPHKVLLVEDDAMVAEVITGLLRAQGHTVVHAGHGLAALAEVASGGFDVALLDLDLPGMDGLALARQLRGQRFDARLVAVTARAEAEVELLAQAAGFDSFLRKPVTGAMLRAALEAGDADLARGALDYA; the protein is encoded by the coding sequence GAACCGTAAGGCGGCGCTGGCCGCAGGACTGATTCTGGGCGTGGCGGCGGCGTCGGCTGCGGGTGCCACGCCTCCGGCTGCCTCGAGCGTGCAGCCGTCGGTCCCGGAGATGCCTACCTTGCGCCATGTCGACGTTGCCGACGGGCTGCCGTCGAGCAACATCAACAGCCTCGCGCGCGACCCCGGCGGCTACCTGTGGCTGGCCACCACCGACGGGCTGGCACGTTACGACGGCATCGGCATGCGGGTCTGGCGCCACGTGCCCGACGACCCGGAATCGCTGCCCGGCAATTACCTCACGGTGCTCCACGTCGCGCCCGACGGCCGCGTCTGGGTCGCGCCGGAAGGCCGCGGGCTGAGCGTGCTCGATCCCGCCGCCGGCGACGGGTTCCGCCACTACCGCAGCGCGAACCACCCGGCGATGGGCAGCGACGAGGTCTGGGCGATCGCCAGCCAGGGTGGCGCGCTGTGGTTCGGGACGTTCGGCGGCGGCCTGCACCGGCTCGACGCCGATGGCGGCATCACGCGGCACGTCTCGCGCGAGGGCGACCCGCGCAGCCTGCCGTCCGACATCGTGCTGTCGCTCAACGTCGATGCGCACGGCGACCTCTGGATTGGCACGACCGCGGGGCTTGCACGCTGGACCGGGCACGGATTCGAACGGGTGCCACTGCCCGGCGCGTCACCCGCGCCGACGGTGTTTTCGGCCACGCCGGTCGGCGACAGCCTGTGGGTGGGCGCGAGCACCGGCGTGTTCGAGCTGACCGGCGACCACCGCTGGCGGCAACCGGCGTGGTCGCCGATGTTCGCGTACCCCAATGCGGTGTTCGGGGTGCTGGCGGGGCGACGTGGGGAGCTGTGGCTGGCCAGCCACCGCCAGTTGTGGCGGGCCGCCGGTGGCGAAGTGCCGGTGCCGGTGCCGGTCGGCGCCAAGGGCCCGGTGCTGCCGATGTACCAGATGCTCGGACAGCCCGACGGCGCGATGTGGTTCCCGGTGCCCGGTGTCGGGCTCGGTTACCTGCAGCCGGACTGGCGGCGGATCGCACAGTTCCGCGGGGCCGGCGACGGACTCGCGGCGGGGCTCTATCCCGCGGTCGCGGTGGCGCGCGACGGCGGTGTGTGGCTGGGCGGCGAGCGCGGTGAGCTGGAGCGGCTCGGGCGCGACGGCGCGGCGACGCCGGCGGGCAACGCATTGCTGGAGCGCCTGGGGGGCGCCCAGGCGATGTCGCTGCTGGAAGCCGCGGATGGCGCATTGTGGCTCGGCCAGCGCCGGACCCTCTTCCGGCTCGACCTCCATCGTGGCCGCGTGGCGAGCTGGTCCGCCGGCGACGGCCCCGATGACGCCCTCGCCGGCCCGGTCGACCTGATCGCGCAGGCGCCCGACGGCACGGTCTGGGTGTCGTTCGCCGGTGCCGGCCTGCAGCAGCGCAACCCGGCCACCGGCGCGCTGCTGGCGACGGTGGTGCCGGGTCCGGAGCAGGGGCTGGGCATGGGAGATACGGAAGCGCTGGTGTTTGATCCCGGCGGCCGGGCCTGGATCGCCACGGCGCAGGGCGTGCGGCGGTGGGATGGCGACAGCGGCCGGTTCGAGGCGCCCGCGGGCATCGCCGTCGATGACCGCGTGTTCGCGCTCGGTTTCGCGCCTGACGGAAGCCTGTGGCTGCAGCGGCTGTCCGGACTGGAGCAGTACCGCGCGACGGGTGACACCTGGCACCGCGTCGCCCATGCCGGCACCGCGCAGGGCATTCCCGCTGCCGAAGCCGCCGGCTTGCAGGTCGACCGCGACGGGCGCGTGTGGCTGGCGACCCGCCGCGGGCTATTCCGCTGGGACCCGGGCAGCGACCATGCGCGGCGGTTCGGGTTGCCCGATGGCCTGTCGAGCCAGGAGTTCGTCGACCGCAGCCTGGTGCTGTCGGAAGACGGCGTGCTGACCGCGGCGCTGGCCGACGGCGGCGTGGTGATGGTCGACACGCGCGTGCCGGATCCGCCGCCGCGGCAATCACCCCTGCACGTCGACCGGGTGGAGGTGCGGCGACAGGGCGACTGGGTCGCGCTCGACCCGCGCGCTTCCCTGCAGGTCGGCCCCTCCGACCGGGAGCTGCGCGTACAGCTGCGCCTGCTCTCGTTCGACGACCCGCAGGCCAACCGCTACTACACGCGGCTCGATGGTTACGACGACGACTGGGTGTCGCACGGTGCAAGCGGCGAACGCGTGCTTGCGGGGCTGCCACCCGGTGCGCACGTGCTCCGCGCGCGGGCGATCGATGCGGCCGGCAATGCGGCCGACGAGCAAGTGCTGGCCTTCACCGTGCAACCGCCGTGGTGGCGCACCGGCTGGGCTGCGGCCGGCGCCCTCGGGCTGCTGCTGTTGCTGTTGTGGGCCGCCGCCGACCGATACCGCGCACGCCTGCGCCAACGCCACGCGTGGCAGCGCGCCGAGCACGAGCACGAGGTCGCCCGCCAGGCGTCGCTGGCCAAGACCCGCTTCCTCGCCACGCTCGGCCACGAGGTCCGTACCCCGATGACCGGCGTGCTGGGCATGACCGAGCTGCTGCTGGACACCTCCCTGGCGCCGGTGCAACGCAACTACGCCCAGTCCATCCGCGACGCCGGGCAGCACCTGCTGCGACTGGTCAACGATGCACTGGACCTCGCCCGTATCGAGTCGGGCAAGCTCGCCCTGGCGGAGCAACCCTTCGACCTGCGCGCGCTGGTCGACGAGGTCGTGGCCATGATCGAACCGTTGGCGCGGGCGCGGGGCCTCGCGTTCCGGCTCGAGATCGCCAACGACGCGCCGCGCAATCTCCTGGGCGACCCGGTCAGGGTGCGGCAGATCCTGCTCAATCTGCTGGGCAACGCGATCAAGTTCACCGGCGAGGGCTGGGTGGCACTGGAAGTGGGCAGCGCTGGCGACACGGACGTGGTCCTGTGCGTCGCCGACAGCGGCCCCGGACTCAACACCGAGCAGCAGGCGCGGCTGTTCCGCCGTTTCGAACAGGCCGACGGCGCGCGAACGGCCGCGCGTTATGGCGGCAGTGGGCTGGGCCTGGCGATATGCCAGGAGCTGGCCGCGGCAATGGACGGCGCGATCACGGTCGACAGCAGCCCGGGCAATGGCACGCGGTTCGAGGTGCGCCTGCCACTGCCCCGTGTGGAACCGCCCGCCCGCCCCGTGTCGGACGGGCCGGTCCCGGTAGCGCCGCACAAGGTGCTGCTGGTGGAGGATGACGCGATGGTGGCCGAGGTGATCACCGGCCTGTTGCGCGCGCAGGGCCACACCGTCGTGCATGCGGGGCACGGACTGGCGGCACTGGCCGAGGTGGCGTCGGGTGGTTTCGACGTCGCGCTGCTGGACCTGGACCTGCCCGGCATGGACGGTCTCGCGCTGGCGCGGCAACTGCGCGGGCAGCGGTTCGACGCGCGACTGGTGGCCGTCACCGCCCGCGCGGAGGCGGAGGTGGAGCTGCTGGCGCAGGCGGCCGGTTTCGACAGCTTCCTGCGCAAGCCGGTCACCGGCGCGATGCTGCGCGCCGCGCTCGAGGCCGGCGACGCGGATCTCGCCCGCGGAGCACTCGATTACGCGTAG
- a CDS encoding glutathione S-transferase N-terminal domain-containing protein produces the protein MIDLHYWPTPNGHKVKLMLEETGLAYRELPVDIGRGDQFEPAFLAIAPNNRIPAIVDHAPAGGGDPLSMFESGAILLYLAEKTGRYLPADLRGRAEVLQWLFWQMGGLGPMAGQNGHFNIYAPEKVPYAIDRYVRETARLYGVLDRRLADREYIAGDYSIADMACHPWIRPYESHGQDLAAFPNLHRWFDAINERPAAQRSYVEGDAYKRDRPMSDEERRVLFGSGPTSR, from the coding sequence ATGATCGACCTGCACTACTGGCCGACGCCGAACGGGCACAAGGTCAAGCTGATGCTCGAGGAGACCGGCCTGGCCTACCGGGAGTTGCCGGTCGACATCGGCCGCGGCGACCAGTTCGAGCCCGCCTTCCTGGCCATCGCGCCCAACAATCGCATCCCGGCAATCGTCGACCATGCCCCCGCCGGCGGCGGCGACCCGCTGTCGATGTTCGAATCCGGCGCGATCCTGCTGTACCTGGCCGAAAAGACCGGTCGGTATCTCCCGGCCGACCTGCGCGGTCGCGCGGAGGTGCTGCAATGGCTGTTCTGGCAGATGGGCGGGCTGGGCCCGATGGCCGGGCAGAACGGCCACTTCAACATCTACGCGCCGGAAAAAGTGCCCTACGCGATCGACCGCTACGTCCGCGAAACCGCGCGGCTGTACGGCGTGCTGGACCGGCGCCTCGCCGACCGCGAATACATCGCCGGTGACTATTCCATCGCCGACATGGCCTGCCACCCGTGGATCCGGCCGTACGAATCGCATGGGCAGGACCTGGCCGCGTTCCCGAACCTGCACCGCTGGTTCGATGCCATCAACGAGCGTCCGGCAGCGCAACGCTCCTACGTCGAAGGCGACGCGTACAAGCGCGACAGGCCGATGTCGGACGAAGAGCGCCGGGTGCTGTTCGGCAGCGGGCCGACGTCGCGCTGA
- a CDS encoding cobalamin-binding protein, producing the protein MTGPRRIVCLTEEPTETLYALGEQDRIVGISGFTVRPAIARKQKPKVSAFTSAKIGEILKLEPDFVVGFSDIQADIAAELIRHGVEVWISNHRSVDGILDYIRRLGALVGAYERATAYADHLQRGLDGIADAAARLPHRPKVYFEEWDDPPITGIRWVAELVRIAGGEDIFPERAAESLARQRILEDASEVVRRAPDIILGSWCGKKFQPAKVAARPGWDTIPAVRDGELHEIKSPMILQPGPAALTDGVGAIAAIIRDWAIRHG; encoded by the coding sequence GTGACCGGACCGCGGCGCATCGTCTGCCTGACCGAGGAGCCGACCGAAACCCTGTACGCCCTCGGCGAGCAGGACCGCATCGTCGGCATCAGCGGCTTTACCGTACGGCCGGCGATCGCCCGCAAGCAGAAGCCGAAGGTGAGCGCCTTCACCAGCGCGAAGATCGGCGAGATCCTCAAGCTCGAGCCGGACTTCGTGGTCGGCTTTTCCGACATCCAGGCCGACATCGCCGCCGAGCTGATCCGCCACGGTGTCGAGGTGTGGATCAGCAACCACCGCAGCGTCGACGGCATCCTCGACTACATCCGCCGGCTCGGTGCACTGGTGGGCGCATACGAACGCGCCACCGCCTACGCCGACCACCTGCAGCGCGGCCTGGATGGCATTGCCGACGCCGCCGCACGGCTGCCGCACCGACCGAAAGTCTATTTCGAGGAGTGGGACGACCCGCCGATCACCGGCATCCGCTGGGTCGCCGAGCTGGTGCGCATCGCCGGGGGCGAAGACATCTTCCCCGAGCGCGCGGCCGAATCGCTTGCCCGGCAGCGCATCCTCGAGGACGCCAGCGAGGTCGTGCGCCGCGCGCCGGACATCATCCTGGGGTCGTGGTGCGGGAAGAAGTTCCAGCCGGCCAAGGTCGCCGCGCGTCCGGGCTGGGACACCATCCCCGCGGTGCGCGACGGCGAGCTCCACGAGATCAAGTCGCCGATGATCCTGCAGCCCGGCCCGGCGGCGCTCACCGATGGCGTCGGTGCGATCGCCGCGATCATCCGCGACTGGGCGATCCGGCACGGCTGA
- the hemE gene encoding uroporphyrinogen decarboxylase: MTTQPRNDRFLRALRREPVDCTPVWLMRQAGRYLPEYRATRKAAGSFLAMAKNPELACEVTLQPLRRFPLDAAILFSDILTVPDAMGLGLYFVEGEGPKFERPVRTAADIARLGVPDMGSDLRYVTDAVSTIRRELDNSVPLIGFSGSPWTLACYMVEGGGSKDFARVKSLALNDPAAMHRLLEVTTDAVIAYLSAQRAAGAQALQVFDTWGGVLSPAMYREFSLRYLKRIAAELERGEGTDRTPLILFGKGNGPHVADLAASGTDAVGVDWTIELGEAARRAGGKVALQGNLDPVTLYASPEAIRTEVGRALDSYRDGNGGSREGHVFNLGHGMSPDMDPAHVAVLVEAVHELSAR; encoded by the coding sequence TTGACCACCCAGCCCCGTAACGATCGATTCCTGCGCGCCCTGCGCCGCGAGCCCGTGGACTGCACGCCCGTGTGGCTGATGCGCCAGGCGGGACGCTACCTGCCGGAGTACCGCGCGACGCGCAAGGCCGCCGGCAGCTTCCTGGCGATGGCCAAGAACCCGGAACTGGCCTGCGAGGTCACCCTGCAGCCGCTGCGCCGGTTCCCGCTGGACGCGGCGATCCTGTTCTCCGACATCCTCACGGTCCCCGACGCGATGGGGCTTGGGCTGTACTTCGTCGAGGGCGAGGGCCCGAAGTTCGAGCGGCCGGTCCGCACCGCCGCCGACATCGCGCGGCTGGGCGTGCCCGACATGGGGAGCGACCTGCGCTACGTGACCGACGCGGTCTCGACCATCCGCCGCGAGCTGGACAACAGCGTGCCGCTGATCGGTTTCTCCGGCAGCCCGTGGACGCTGGCCTGCTACATGGTCGAGGGCGGCGGCAGCAAGGACTTCGCCCGGGTGAAGTCGCTCGCGCTCAACGACCCGGCGGCGATGCACCGCCTGCTGGAGGTCACCACCGATGCGGTGATCGCCTACCTCTCGGCGCAGCGCGCGGCGGGCGCGCAGGCGCTGCAGGTGTTCGATACCTGGGGCGGCGTGCTGTCGCCGGCGATGTACCGCGAGTTCTCGCTGCGCTACCTCAAGCGCATCGCGGCCGAACTCGAACGCGGCGAAGGTACCGACCGCACGCCGCTGATCCTGTTCGGCAAGGGCAACGGCCCGCACGTGGCCGACCTGGCTGCCAGCGGGACCGATGCGGTCGGCGTGGACTGGACCATCGAACTGGGCGAGGCCGCGCGCCGGGCCGGCGGCAAGGTCGCCCTGCAGGGCAACCTCGATCCGGTCACCCTGTACGCCAGCCCGGAGGCGATCCGCACCGAGGTCGGCCGCGCACTCGACAGCTACCGCGACGGCAACGGCGGGTCGCGCGAGGGCCACGTGTTCAACCTCGGCCACGGCATGTCGCCGGACATGGACCCCGCGCACGTAGCGGTGCTGGTCGAGGCCGTGCACGAACTGAGCGCGAGGTGA
- a CDS encoding shikimate kinase, whose protein sequence is MNPAANLILVGPTGAGKSCIGRRLAEHFDLRLADCDRAIEQQTGASVATIFECEGEAGFRERESAMLAELLADDGVLVATGAGAVLDVANRALLRRRGYVVHLQVTPARQLERLARDRTRPLLQRPDRDEVLRSMAVVRTPLYREVADLEFDTEALEAAEAAARLALELGRRWQRGAAA, encoded by the coding sequence ATGAACCCCGCCGCCAACCTCATCCTGGTCGGGCCGACCGGCGCCGGCAAAAGCTGCATCGGCCGCCGCCTGGCCGAACACTTCGACCTGCGGCTGGCCGATTGCGACCGGGCGATCGAGCAGCAGACCGGCGCCAGCGTGGCGACCATCTTCGAGTGCGAGGGCGAGGCCGGGTTCCGCGAGCGGGAGTCGGCGATGCTCGCGGAGCTGCTGGCGGACGACGGCGTGCTGGTGGCGACCGGCGCCGGCGCGGTGCTCGATGTCGCGAACCGTGCATTGCTGCGACGCCGCGGCTACGTGGTGCACCTGCAGGTCACACCGGCCCGGCAACTGGAGCGCCTCGCCCGCGATCGCACCCGCCCACTGCTGCAGCGCCCTGACCGCGACGAAGTGCTGCGGTCGATGGCCGTCGTCCGCACGCCGCTGTATCGCGAGGTGGCCGACCTGGAGTTCGATACCGAAGCCCTCGAAGCGGCCGAAGCCGCCGCCCGCCTGGCGCTCGAGCTGGGCCGTCGCTGGCAGCGTGGGGCCGCCGCATGA
- a CDS encoding PA2779 family protein: MFRKFVVTPLLIGSLTLSMVVAPATATAGVISTQQALSAEMRAAKETQVRSSLARDDVRQAMQRLGVDPADADARIASLSDAELVRMQGELDSLPAGGDALAVIGVVFLVLLILELVGVTNIFNRV; the protein is encoded by the coding sequence ATGTTCCGCAAGTTCGTAGTCACCCCGCTGCTGATCGGTTCGCTGACGTTGTCGATGGTGGTTGCTCCCGCCACCGCGACCGCCGGGGTCATCAGCACCCAGCAGGCGCTGTCGGCCGAGATGCGCGCAGCCAAGGAAACCCAGGTCCGCAGCTCACTTGCGCGTGACGACGTGCGCCAGGCCATGCAGCGCCTGGGCGTCGACCCCGCCGATGCCGATGCGCGCATCGCATCGCTCAGCGACGCCGAACTGGTGCGCATGCAGGGTGAGCTCGACAGCCTGCCGGCCGGCGGCGACGCGCTTGCGGTGATCGGCGTGGTGTTCCTGGTGCTGCTGATCCTGGAACTGGTCGGCGTCACCAACATCTTCAACCGGGTCTGA
- a CDS encoding dodecin family protein: MAVAKVIELNASSSKSMEDAVQVGLRKAAESVKGIKGAWVKEVKVVTSDDGTITEWRVDMKVTFVVQ; encoded by the coding sequence ATGGCAGTCGCGAAGGTGATCGAACTCAACGCATCGTCGTCCAAGAGCATGGAGGATGCCGTGCAGGTGGGCCTGCGCAAGGCCGCCGAGTCGGTCAAGGGCATCAAGGGCGCGTGGGTCAAGGAGGTCAAGGTGGTGACCTCCGACGACGGCACGATCACCGAATGGCGGGTCGACATGAAGGTGACCTTCGTCGTCCAGTAA
- the aroB gene encoding 3-dehydroquinate synthase has protein sequence MSATRVVDVGGAPPYRITIGEGLLGDGRQLLTHVRGRHVLLVTDTHVAPLHAGSVERALRDARPDLSVARHVMPAGEHEKTLARFGEVLDALAALGATRDATVLALGGGVVGDLAGFAAACWMRGVDVVQLPTTLLAMVDSSVGGKTAVDLPAGKNLAGAFHPPRAVLADTATLHTLPDRELRAGLAEVVKYGAIFDAGFLDWLEDHAAALLARDSDALARAIAESCQYKAEVVARDPYERGDRALLNFGHTFGHAIESAQGYAGAGDGLNHGEAVAIGMVLAARLSARLGLAPAADAERLAALLERLGLPTRLPTGLAPAALLARMRLDKKADAGGIRFVLWDRAGAARVVAGVQDDAVLAVLSE, from the coding sequence ATGAGCGCGACACGCGTGGTCGACGTCGGTGGTGCACCGCCCTACCGGATCACGATCGGCGAAGGCCTGCTTGGCGATGGCCGGCAGTTGCTCACGCACGTGCGCGGGCGCCACGTGCTGCTGGTCACCGACACCCATGTCGCGCCGCTGCATGCGGGGTCGGTCGAGCGAGCGCTGCGCGATGCGCGCCCCGATCTCTCGGTCGCACGCCATGTCATGCCGGCCGGCGAGCACGAGAAGACCCTCGCGCGGTTCGGGGAGGTGCTCGACGCGCTGGCCGCGCTGGGCGCGACCCGCGATGCCACGGTGCTGGCGCTCGGCGGTGGGGTGGTTGGCGACCTCGCCGGGTTCGCCGCCGCGTGCTGGATGCGCGGGGTGGACGTCGTGCAGTTGCCGACCACGCTGCTGGCGATGGTCGACTCGTCGGTAGGCGGCAAGACCGCGGTCGACCTGCCGGCCGGCAAGAACCTGGCGGGCGCGTTCCATCCCCCGCGCGCGGTGCTTGCCGACACCGCCACCCTGCACACCCTGCCCGACCGCGAGCTGCGCGCGGGCCTGGCCGAAGTGGTCAAGTACGGGGCGATCTTCGATGCCGGGTTCCTCGACTGGCTCGAGGACCATGCCGCGGCGCTGCTCGCACGCGACAGCGATGCGTTGGCCCGGGCGATCGCCGAGTCCTGCCAGTACAAGGCCGAAGTTGTCGCGCGTGACCCGTACGAACGCGGCGACCGTGCCCTGCTGAACTTCGGCCACACCTTCGGCCACGCGATCGAATCCGCGCAGGGTTACGCCGGCGCGGGCGACGGGCTGAACCATGGCGAGGCCGTCGCCATCGGAATGGTGCTGGCCGCACGGCTGTCAGCCAGGCTGGGCCTTGCGCCGGCGGCCGATGCCGAGCGCCTGGCCGCCCTGCTGGAGCGACTGGGCCTTCCGACCCGGCTCCCGACCGGCCTGGCGCCGGCGGCGCTGCTGGCACGCATGCGGCTGGACAAGAAGGCCGATGCCGGCGGCATCCGGTTCGTGCTGTGGGACCGGGCCGGTGCGGCGCGCGTCGTCGCCGGGGTGCAGGACGACGCAGTGCTCGCGGTGCTTTCGGAATAG